A single region of the Pelecanus crispus isolate bPelCri1 chromosome 10, bPelCri1.pri, whole genome shotgun sequence genome encodes:
- the KAZALD1 gene encoding kazal-type serine protease inhibitor domain-containing protein 1 codes for MSEAKILSSSCLVLSLLSLHWASLQLGQAFPSTSDYLQRGWQRLLEEGEGCAKCRPEECPAPRGCLAGTVRDACDCCWECANLEGQICDLDNTNHFYGKCGEHLECRLDAGDLRHGEVPEPQCACLSHLALCGSDGKTYAQICRFLEVARAHPDANLTVAHEGPCESEPQITSPPYDTWNITGQDVIFGCEVFAYPMASIEWRKDGTEMLLPGDDPHISVQFRGGPQKYEVTGWLQIQGVRVTDEGTYRCFARNRVGEVVALASLTVFTPDQLNLTDFSLPKPHTTPEDYGGSEEDYY; via the exons ATGTCTGAAGCCAAGATCCTGAGCTCCTCTTGCCTCGTGCTTTCCTTGCTCTCCTTGCACTGGGCTTCGCTCCAGCTGGGCCAGGCTTTTCCCAGCACCTCTGACTACCTccagcggggctggcagcggctgctggaggaaggggagggctGCGCCAAGTGCCGGCCAGAGGAGTGCCCAGCGCCGCGCGGGTGCCTGGCTGGCACGGTGCGGGATGCCTGTGACTGCTGCTGGGAGTGTGCCAACCTGGAGGGACAGATCTGTGACCTGGACAACACCAACCACTTCTACGGCAAGTGCGGGGAGCACCTGGAGTGCCGGCTGGATGCTGGGGACCTGCGGCATGGAGAGGTGCCCGAGCCCCAGTGCGCCTGCCTCTCCCACCTGGCCCTCTGCGGCTCCGACGGCAAAACCTACGCCCAGATCTGCAGGTTCCTGGAGGTCGCCCGTGCCCACCCTGATGCCAACCTCACCGTGGCCCATGAGGGTCCCTGCGAGTCAG AGCCCCAGATAACCTCTCCTCCCTACGACACATGGAACATCACCGGGCAGGACGTCATCTTTGGCTGCGAGGTCTTTGCCTACCCCATGGCGTCCATTGAGTGGAGGAAGGACGgcacagagatgctgctgcctgGAGATGACCCCCACATCTCTGTCCAG TTCAGAGGTGGCCCCCAGAAATATGAAGTGACAGGCTGGCTCCAGATCCAGGGCGTGAGGGTGACGGATGAAGGCACCTACCGCTGCTTTGCCAGGAACAGGGTCGGGGAGGTGGTGGCATTAGCCAGCCTGACCGTCTTCACGCCGG ACCAGCTCAACCTGACGGACTTTTCCCTGCCGAAGCCCCACACGACGCCCGAGGACTACGGGGGCAGTGAGGAGGACTATTACTAG